Proteins encoded within one genomic window of Streptomyces taklimakanensis:
- a CDS encoding DUF4190 domain-containing protein — MSSQSPYHGHPHTPGPGAAPSGPAGGRPPRNGLGIAALVLGVIALLLFWTLLGGIVLGLAAIVLGIVGRRRAKRGEATNGGMALAGAVVGGLGLVASVALVVAGVSFLNSDEFKNFEDCVNRAETAADREQCERDFNRDLGGLEG, encoded by the coding sequence GTGTCTTCGCAATCTCCCTACCACGGCCACCCCCACACCCCCGGGCCGGGCGCCGCGCCGTCCGGCCCCGCCGGTGGACGGCCGCCCCGCAACGGACTCGGCATCGCCGCCCTCGTCCTCGGGGTGATCGCCCTGCTGCTGTTCTGGACGCTCCTGGGCGGCATCGTGCTGGGACTGGCGGCGATCGTGCTCGGCATCGTCGGCCGCCGCCGGGCGAAGCGCGGCGAGGCGACCAACGGCGGGATGGCGCTGGCCGGGGCCGTGGTGGGCGGCCTCGGGCTGGTGGCGTCGGTGGCCCTTGTCGTCGCGGGGGTGTCCTTCCTGAACTCCGACGAGTTCAAGAACTTCGAGGACTGCGTGAACCGGGCCGAGACCGCCGCCGACCGCGAACAGTGCGAACGCGACTTCAACCGGGACCTGGGGGGTCTGGAGGGCTGA
- a CDS encoding DUF6479 family protein, whose protein sequence is MNGIHAAEHIPLAASDLTIGIGPLVAGVLVASLLILAVVYGLRLLRRGDEGVSTPSEHPEKPIGYEDGIREDDPVPSDGRRRYPHELQEHEDTHPVGPDDRRTWDPGSSGGFGSGGPGHT, encoded by the coding sequence ATGAACGGCATCCACGCGGCGGAGCACATTCCCCTGGCAGCTTCCGACCTGACGATCGGCATCGGGCCGCTCGTCGCCGGAGTCCTGGTGGCGTCCCTGCTGATCCTGGCCGTGGTGTACGGACTGCGTCTGCTCAGGCGGGGTGACGAGGGCGTCTCCACGCCCTCCGAGCACCCGGAGAAACCGATCGGCTACGAGGACGGCATCCGGGAGGACGACCCCGTCCCCTCGGACGGGAGGCGCCGGTACCCGCACGAGCTCCAGGAACACGAGGACACCCACCCCGTCGGCCCCGACGACCGGCGCACCTGGGACCCGGGCAGCAGCGGCGGCTTCGGCTCCGGCGGCCCCGGCCACACCTGA
- a CDS encoding nucleoside triphosphate pyrophosphohydrolase — protein MNASPAVPVPATGRIVLLTTSHRVAPGLLSWPAWQAVRTADRVLCADPDHPQLPYLREAGVTVRTARPTARELVALCAGGDDGAVDGAGTGTGGRTVVVLAGAEGEPELTDGLARLAGSGREAMPELELLPGSYDLPGARLLDLVRVMDRIRAECPWSGTRTNEDLVKYGIEEAYELVEAIEEGDREALREELGDVLLQVVFHARIAQDDPEEPFSVDDVAGTIVEKLIRRHPHVFGDETAETPEEVKAHWLRTKAVEKRRASVTEGVPLGQPALALAAKLAGRARTAGIDALPAGEGVGYELLALAARAEAEGTDPETALRAAARAYRDAIRAAEAGARGTERSGRRAE, from the coding sequence GTGAACGCCTCACCAGCCGTCCCGGTCCCCGCCACCGGCCGCATCGTCCTGCTCACCACCAGCCACCGGGTCGCGCCCGGCCTGCTGTCCTGGCCCGCCTGGCAGGCGGTGCGCACCGCCGACCGCGTGCTGTGCGCGGACCCGGACCACCCGCAGCTCCCGTACCTGCGCGAGGCCGGCGTCACGGTGCGGACCGCCCGACCCACCGCCCGCGAACTGGTGGCCCTGTGCGCGGGCGGTGACGACGGCGCCGTCGATGGCGCCGGCACCGGCACCGGCGGCCGCACGGTGGTGGTCCTCGCGGGAGCCGAGGGCGAGCCGGAGCTGACGGACGGACTCGCCCGGCTCGCCGGCTCCGGTCGCGAGGCGATGCCGGAGCTGGAGCTGCTCCCCGGCTCCTACGACCTGCCCGGCGCCCGCCTGCTGGACCTGGTGAGGGTCATGGACCGGATCCGCGCCGAGTGCCCCTGGAGCGGGACACGCACCAACGAGGACCTGGTGAAGTACGGCATCGAGGAGGCGTACGAGCTGGTCGAGGCCATCGAGGAGGGCGACCGCGAGGCCCTGCGCGAGGAGCTGGGCGACGTACTGCTGCAGGTGGTCTTCCACGCTCGGATCGCCCAGGACGACCCCGAGGAACCGTTCTCCGTCGACGACGTGGCGGGCACGATCGTGGAGAAGCTGATCCGCCGCCACCCCCACGTCTTCGGCGACGAGACCGCCGAGACCCCCGAGGAGGTCAAGGCCCACTGGCTGCGCACCAAGGCGGTGGAGAAGCGGCGCGCTTCGGTCACCGAGGGCGTCCCGCTGGGCCAACCCGCCCTCGCCCTGGCCGCGAAGCTGGCGGGCCGGGCCCGTACCGCGGGCATCGACGCGCTGCCCGCCGGGGAGGGCGTCGGCTACGAGCTGCTGGCCCTGGCCGCCCGCGCCGAGGCGGAGGGCACCGACCCGGAGACGGCGCTGCGGGCCGCGGCCCGCGCCTACCGGGACGCCATCCGCGCGGCGGAGGCCGGCGCACGCGGGACGGAGCGGTCGGGGCGCCGGGCCGAGTGA
- a CDS encoding SurA N-terminal domain-containing protein: MFRRRISLSLSAAAAVLVGAPLLTACGSEAHPGAAAVVDGERITVSHVQAQVRAVRDAQGEDEQGAELVENTGQLTRGTLGTLVFQRVLERAAEDAGVEITRSDVQRARAEAERNVGGAERLEEMMIRQRAVAPERIDEAVRAQVLVQKLAEKLGADLRTPQGQQAMTEVLAETSEKMDVTINPRYGAWDDKEITLVDTEEPWIRNVSGPGPQQPA, encoded by the coding sequence ATGTTCCGCCGCAGGATCTCGCTCTCCCTCTCCGCCGCGGCAGCGGTGCTCGTCGGGGCGCCGTTGCTGACCGCCTGCGGCAGCGAAGCCCACCCCGGCGCGGCGGCCGTCGTCGACGGCGAGCGGATCACGGTGTCCCACGTGCAGGCGCAGGTGCGGGCCGTGCGGGACGCCCAGGGCGAGGACGAGCAGGGCGCCGAACTGGTCGAGAACACCGGGCAGCTCACCCGGGGCACCCTCGGCACCCTCGTCTTCCAGCGGGTCCTGGAGAGGGCCGCCGAGGACGCCGGGGTGGAGATCACCCGGAGCGACGTCCAGCGGGCGCGGGCGGAGGCCGAGCGCAACGTGGGCGGTGCCGAGCGGCTGGAGGAGATGATGATCCGGCAGCGGGCCGTCGCACCCGAGAGGATCGACGAGGCGGTGCGCGCCCAGGTCCTGGTCCAGAAGCTGGCCGAGAAGCTGGGGGCCGACCTCCGGACCCCCCAGGGACAGCAGGCCATGACCGAGGTGCTGGCGGAGACGTCCGAGAAGATGGACGTGACGATCAACCCGCGCTACGGGGCCTGGGACGACAAGGAGATCACCCTCGTCGACACCGAGGAGCCGTGGATCAGGAACGTCTCCGGCCCCGGACCCCAGCAGCCCGCCTGA
- a CDS encoding acyltransferase: protein MPRPGPPPPAPAQSADPPSRPTREHRYDIDLMRLVCSFAVMLGHVGGVFIAAVEREEANGPGVYWTGHVVEALNPFAVPMYFAIAGWAVLVGAPPSDSRRMWRRVVRNTVPLLVWTALYLVWGRLWGTNDGPVSRLAVEALFGSVRPAYHLWFMYAYIPLVIALAFVVLVRAGRRPWGLGAVLLVLACAPSLTGDLERWTGWDVPHFGWGFGLYQVMYAVIGAFLFALPAGVPVRRRWVWAVPIVLTMAGVLWYHTQVHYVIPNAHVLVAVMTGGLLLALNRVRVPERWRPLVGKLAGASLGAYMVHVMVISALVEPLVTADLSWPVAGALFVALLAVTVAVSFGASALWGRLGLRKYLG from the coding sequence GTGCCCCGTCCCGGCCCCCCGCCGCCCGCCCCCGCGCAGTCCGCCGATCCGCCCTCCCGGCCCACCCGGGAGCACCGGTACGACATCGACCTGATGCGGTTGGTGTGCTCCTTCGCGGTGATGCTCGGCCACGTCGGCGGGGTGTTCATAGCCGCGGTGGAGCGCGAGGAGGCGAACGGGCCCGGCGTGTACTGGACCGGGCACGTCGTGGAGGCGCTCAACCCGTTCGCGGTCCCCATGTACTTCGCCATCGCGGGCTGGGCCGTGCTGGTCGGGGCGCCGCCGAGCGACAGCCGTCGGATGTGGCGGAGGGTCGTGCGCAACACGGTGCCGCTGCTGGTGTGGACGGCCCTCTACCTGGTCTGGGGCCGGTTGTGGGGCACCAACGACGGGCCCGTCTCCCGGCTGGCGGTGGAGGCCCTCTTCGGGTCGGTGCGGCCCGCGTACCACCTGTGGTTCATGTACGCCTACATCCCCCTGGTGATCGCGCTGGCGTTCGTGGTGCTGGTACGGGCCGGGAGGCGGCCGTGGGGGCTGGGCGCGGTGCTGCTGGTGCTCGCCTGCGCGCCGAGCCTGACGGGGGACCTGGAGCGGTGGACCGGCTGGGACGTTCCGCACTTCGGCTGGGGCTTCGGCCTCTACCAGGTGATGTACGCGGTGATCGGCGCGTTCCTGTTCGCCCTCCCCGCCGGGGTGCCCGTCCGACGGCGGTGGGTGTGGGCGGTGCCGATCGTCCTGACGATGGCCGGGGTGCTCTGGTACCACACGCAGGTCCACTACGTGATCCCGAACGCGCACGTCCTCGTCGCCGTGATGACCGGCGGGCTGCTGTTGGCGCTCAACCGGGTGCGGGTGCCCGAGCGGTGGCGTCCGCTGGTGGGGAAGTTGGCCGGCGCCTCGCTGGGCGCCTACATGGTGCACGTGATGGTCATCTCGGCGCTGGTGGAGCCGCTGGTCACCGCGGACCTGTCCTGGCCGGTGGCGGGCGCGCTGTTCGTGGCGCTGCTGGCCGTGACGGTCGCGGTGTCGTTCGGTGCCAGTGCGCTGTGGGGACGGCTGGGGCTGCGCAAGTACCTGGGCTGA
- a CDS encoding alpha-2,8-polysialyltransferase family protein: MPDTVRTTDHETPARDESAADGPGGRTRVQIFEVSTLYGAATLAAALDAGLFGPRHRTLRVLLVSNNAEVPETASRLDEMRGWHRLAARFDRVVDWNDTIRPHHPSTWNPAGGDAPLWERMFRASWRLGDGPIDLVVESVHVSPARALATVFADASLHVYADGLMSYGPTREKLPQTTACRIQRLLHLDLVPGLRPLLLTEYGVPSELVPNDVFRTVLDELDDASPADGDGELPGPDDEGAPTAVLLGQYLAALGILTVDEEEALHERMLRGAAAAGHRSVLFKPHPTAPARYSKVLDKAAADTGVRLLVLDRPMLAETVFRRCRPRLVVGCFSTAMLTASALYGVPIARVGTGPLLDRLTPYQNSNRIPLTLVDALVPDLEAPAGGGTAEGEARGAVVTDSADAVREVEALARTVGYCMQADRYPGLRAEAEAWLSAHFGEDTTRYFKRRRLTALGLPGGLTPGLVRRLPGSGTALRAARRVRRAARSRAG, encoded by the coding sequence ATGCCCGACACGGTGAGGACGACCGACCACGAGACGCCGGCCCGGGACGAGTCGGCCGCGGACGGCCCCGGCGGACGCACCCGCGTCCAGATCTTCGAGGTCTCCACCCTCTACGGCGCCGCCACGCTCGCCGCCGCCCTGGACGCCGGCCTCTTCGGCCCGCGGCACCGGACCCTGCGCGTGCTGTTGGTCTCCAACAACGCCGAGGTGCCCGAGACCGCCTCCCGGCTGGACGAGATGCGCGGCTGGCACCGACTGGCCGCCCGGTTCGACCGGGTGGTGGACTGGAACGACACCATCCGCCCCCACCACCCCAGCACCTGGAACCCGGCGGGAGGCGACGCCCCGCTGTGGGAGCGGATGTTCCGGGCGAGCTGGCGGCTGGGCGACGGGCCGATCGACCTCGTCGTGGAGTCCGTCCACGTCAGCCCGGCCAGGGCGCTGGCCACCGTCTTCGCCGACGCCTCCCTCCACGTGTACGCCGACGGCCTGATGAGCTACGGCCCCACCCGCGAGAAGCTGCCGCAGACCACCGCCTGCCGCATCCAGCGGCTGCTCCACCTGGACCTCGTGCCCGGTCTGAGGCCGCTGCTGCTCACCGAGTACGGCGTGCCGTCCGAGCTGGTGCCGAACGACGTCTTCCGGACGGTTCTCGACGAACTCGACGACGCCTCCCCGGCGGACGGCGACGGCGAGCTGCCCGGTCCGGACGACGAGGGGGCGCCCACCGCCGTCCTGCTGGGCCAGTACCTGGCCGCGCTGGGCATCCTCACCGTGGACGAGGAGGAGGCCCTGCACGAGCGGATGCTGCGCGGCGCCGCGGCGGCCGGGCACCGCTCCGTCCTCTTCAAACCCCACCCGACCGCGCCCGCCCGCTACTCCAAGGTGCTGGACAAGGCCGCGGCCGACACCGGCGTACGGCTGCTGGTGCTCGACCGTCCGATGCTGGCCGAGACGGTCTTCCGCCGCTGTCGCCCCCGGCTGGTGGTGGGCTGTTTCTCCACGGCGATGCTCACCGCGTCCGCCCTGTACGGGGTGCCCATCGCACGGGTGGGCACCGGGCCCCTGCTGGACCGGCTGACCCCCTACCAGAACAGCAACCGCATCCCCCTGACCCTCGTCGACGCCCTCGTCCCCGACCTGGAGGCGCCGGCCGGCGGAGGGACCGCCGAAGGGGAGGCGCGCGGCGCGGTGGTCACCGACTCCGCGGACGCGGTGCGGGAGGTCGAGGCGCTGGCGAGGACCGTCGGGTACTGCATGCAGGCCGACCGGTACCCCGGGCTGCGCGCCGAGGCCGAGGCGTGGCTGAGCGCCCACTTCGGGGAGGACACCACCCGCTACTTCAAGCGGCGCCGGCTGACCGCGCTGGGACTCCCCGGCGGACTGACGCCCGGCCTGGTGCGCCGGTTGCCGGGCAGCGGTACCGCGCTGCGCGCCGCGCGCCGGGTGCGGCGGGCCGCCCGCAGCCGCGCCGGGTAG
- a CDS encoding glycosyltransferase has translation MPKLSVIVPFHNVQDYAQDTLRSLAANARPGTEFILVDDCSTDATSEILDRAVRELPRARLLRHEENRGIAQARNTGIEAAEGDYLTFLDGDDWYAPGHLDDLVRSIEELGCDFVRTDHVQTTGRGRRIKRAPARRRDAVLETRDAIAPPEMETMVDYPFVWAGIYRRELFDTAAGPSGGAGMRFVTHLRTAEDRVFTWQLHLRARTFATVGLLGVFYRRGVATSLTQIRDARQLDFIPAHDLILAEVAADREAERFLPKIVRTYCAMIAFHAAGAHRYEPAAARRLKHESSAALRRMPRGVLEDTLRSMDHERARTLRRLLGGAARKAA, from the coding sequence GTGCCGAAGCTCTCAGTGATCGTCCCTTTCCACAACGTCCAGGACTACGCGCAGGACACCCTGCGCAGCCTCGCGGCCAACGCGCGGCCGGGGACGGAGTTCATCCTGGTCGACGACTGCTCCACGGACGCCACGTCGGAGATCCTCGACCGGGCGGTCCGCGAACTGCCGCGCGCCAGACTGCTGCGCCACGAGGAGAACCGGGGCATCGCCCAAGCCCGCAACACCGGCATCGAGGCCGCCGAGGGCGACTACCTGACCTTCCTCGACGGCGACGACTGGTACGCCCCCGGTCACCTGGACGACCTGGTGCGCTCCATCGAGGAGTTGGGCTGCGACTTCGTCCGCACCGACCACGTGCAGACCACCGGGCGCGGACGCCGGATCAAGCGGGCGCCCGCGCGGCGGCGGGACGCCGTGTTGGAGACCCGGGACGCCATCGCGCCGCCCGAGATGGAGACGATGGTCGACTACCCCTTCGTCTGGGCCGGTATCTACCGTCGCGAGCTGTTCGACACCGCCGCGGGGCCGTCGGGCGGGGCGGGGATGCGGTTCGTCACCCACCTGCGCACCGCCGAGGACCGGGTGTTCACCTGGCAACTCCACCTGCGGGCGAGGACGTTCGCCACCGTCGGCCTGCTCGGGGTCTTCTACCGGCGCGGAGTCGCCACCTCCCTGACCCAGATCCGCGACGCGCGGCAGTTGGACTTCATACCGGCCCACGACCTGATCCTGGCCGAGGTCGCCGCCGACCGGGAGGCCGAGCGCTTCCTCCCCAAGATCGTGCGGACCTACTGCGCCATGATCGCCTTCCACGCGGCCGGGGCGCACCGCTACGAACCCGCCGCCGCACGGCGGTTGAAGCACGAGTCGTCCGCCGCGCTGCGTCGTATGCCGCGCGGGGTGCTGGAGGACACTCTGCGCTCCATGGACCACGAACGCGCCAGGACGCTCCGGCGGTTGCTGGGCGGCGCGGCACGGAAGGCTGCCTGA
- a CDS encoding protein kinase domain-containing protein produces MNGRLIAGRYELTEPLGRGAMGQVWGGQDRGLGGRRIAVKLMHSGRVASLSGTTDPEELRERFERECRATAQLDHPGLVAVHDAGRDGEELFLVMQLVEGSDLRDHLAEQEPYPWRWAVAVAAQLCSALVAVHEVGIVHRDLKPGNLIVRPDGRVVVLDLGIASVRSVGDTTRLTRTGTLLGTPVYMAPEQATGTTPVGPRADLYALGVLLYELLTGQVPFDAPEATGLLYKKLHDTPHPVRDLRPEVPVELDALVRRLLDKEPAGRPADAHEVYAALAPLLPRPGEGGPDLPLDPTRPFRAPMAPWPPHGARGAAPAVAPGPAPTVVVPPPAPSGFPSPSGYAAPPPVAPGFGPPPPPPAAPVDLSATLEKARGLLSAGHYTRVADLLGDALPAAVAEHGAHSPVVRKLRKQYAAVLLDTGQYARALPEITRLAAEYAAERGPYDPEVLQLRRDEELCRARLGR; encoded by the coding sequence GTGAACGGACGGCTGATCGCGGGCCGGTACGAGTTGACCGAGCCGTTGGGCCGGGGCGCCATGGGACAGGTGTGGGGCGGCCAAGACCGCGGGCTCGGCGGGCGACGGATCGCCGTCAAGCTGATGCACTCCGGCCGGGTCGCCTCGCTCTCGGGCACCACGGACCCCGAGGAGTTGCGCGAACGCTTCGAACGCGAGTGCCGCGCGACCGCGCAGCTCGACCACCCCGGCCTGGTCGCCGTCCACGACGCGGGCCGCGACGGCGAGGAGCTGTTCCTGGTGATGCAGCTCGTCGAGGGCAGCGACCTCCGCGACCACCTCGCCGAGCAGGAGCCCTACCCCTGGCGGTGGGCCGTGGCCGTCGCCGCCCAGCTGTGCTCGGCGCTGGTGGCCGTGCACGAGGTCGGCATCGTCCACCGCGACCTCAAGCCCGGCAACCTCATCGTGCGGCCCGACGGCCGCGTGGTCGTCCTGGACCTGGGCATCGCGTCCGTCCGCTCCGTCGGCGACACCACCCGGCTGACCCGCACCGGCACCCTCCTGGGCACCCCCGTGTACATGGCGCCCGAGCAGGCCACGGGCACCACTCCCGTCGGCCCCCGCGCCGACCTGTACGCGCTGGGCGTGCTGCTGTACGAACTCCTCACCGGACAGGTCCCCTTCGACGCCCCGGAGGCCACGGGCCTGCTGTACAAGAAGCTCCACGACACGCCCCACCCGGTGCGCGACCTGCGGCCGGAGGTGCCCGTCGAACTGGACGCCCTGGTCCGGCGGTTGCTGGACAAGGAGCCCGCCGGCCGTCCCGCCGACGCCCACGAGGTGTACGCGGCCCTCGCTCCGCTGCTGCCCCGGCCCGGGGAGGGCGGCCCCGACCTGCCGCTGGACCCCACCCGGCCGTTCCGTGCCCCGATGGCGCCCTGGCCGCCGCACGGAGCGCGGGGCGCCGCACCGGCCGTCGCCCCCGGACCGGCCCCCACGGTGGTCGTGCCGCCCCCGGCGCCGTCCGGCTTCCCGTCCCCGTCCGGGTACGCCGCGCCGCCGCCGGTCGCCCCCGGCTTCGGCCCGCCCCCGCCCCCGCCCGCGGCGCCCGTCGACCTGAGCGCGACCCTGGAGAAGGCCCGCGGGCTGCTCTCGGCCGGGCACTACACGCGCGTGGCCGACCTCCTGGGCGACGCCCTGCCCGCCGCCGTCGCCGAACACGGCGCGCACTCGCCCGTCGTGCGCAAGCTGCGCAAGCAGTACGCGGCGGTGCTGTTGGACACCGGCCAGTACGCCCGGGCCCTGCCGGAGATCACCCGGCTCGCCGCGGAGTACGCGGCCGAACGCGGCCCGTACGACCCGGAGGTCCTCCAGCTCCGCCGGGACGAGGAGCTGTGCCGGGCGCGGCTGGGCCGGTGA